A region of the Haematobia irritans isolate KBUSLIRL chromosome 5, ASM5000362v1, whole genome shotgun sequence genome:
TATGAACAGCTGAGCTCTTTACGAAAAACACCAAAGTAAATGCCGTAAAATTAATGTTTCgtactgactctttacgaaaaagtcaaaacgaaatgtcagaaaatcaatatttgacccatttttccgtagaaatatgaATCATCTATCTGACTCTATTGTTTATGGGTGTTACTggataatttttatttgcaaagTATGCAAACAGGCCTATTAATGTTTTGGTCTGTTCTTTCGGGGCAAGGCGTTAATgcgctttaaggtgggtattaagttcgagtttagccgctaattttcactaaagtgaaaactaaatgagtaaaatacgtcataaaattatacatatttgtcgcagatttcattataacttgatggggaatatcccaaagcaaattttcacaaagtttatattccttcaaatggattattaaagaaaagtaatcgtgaaaaaattacgattttagcggctaaactcgaacttaatacccacctttacagactatcagttattccggacggaatgtcggtgtttgtaaagaatcttatagtgtgtcggatcgatacgacttgtcggcgatgactaaataatcggtaaatgtgttatcgatcccataaacatgcagcagtatcgattatgccttcggacttaacttataatgtgcacaatatatgggatatgttcgacgcgagcactgtcgtccggaataactgattgtctgtaaagcgcataatacAAAGAAACATAATGATTAAAAGCGACTATTATCGATAACGAGTTAAGATATTTCGATTACCGAATTATCGATTAGGGCCTCTAACCGACAACCACAAGTTTGGTTACAAAGCGCGAGTAAAAATACAAGATATTAAAAGCCATGTCTGGTAAACGACAAGcaacttcagatttaaatcatGATAACTGGGATCGTGATGAAGAACCAGAGGAACGTGGTACATTCAAGACAGCCAATGAAGACGAGCTCAAAAATCGTGTTATCAAGAAAGCAGCAAGGCGGCGAGTGGCAGGAACTGATACCGGCGACAGTGGTTCTGCAACAAAAAGTGTATTTAGTGGTTTCTCTGGATTTGGAAAAACACCAGCAACTTCAACAACAGCTGCATCTTCGCcgttttcatttctatcaaaaataccTGCTGCCGAAAAACCAACCGAACCTAGCGCTCCCGTGGAACCTCAAAAGCCTACAACATCAACATTTACCTTTGGATCGGGCTCTGCAGCAACATCAAATTCTAAAGAAACCAAAGATGATACTTCCAATAAATCATCGTCGGAATACTATTCCAAACTTAAGGGACTGAATCAAGCGGTTAGCGAATGGATAAAAACCCATGTGGACAAAAATCCCTTATGTATATTAACTCCGATTTTTAAagattatgaaaaatatttagctGAGCTAGATAAAGAGAAATCAACATCGTCAAGCACAAGTGCTGGCACATCAACAACTACGGGGGACAATAAATTATCCAGCATTTCAACTTCATCATCTAGCATTGGAACGTTTAAGTTTTCTGATACTAATTCCTCTGCAAAACCTGCAGCTGCTGCAACAACACCTCCTAAATTTTCCTTTGGTACCAATGCATCTGCATCTACAGGATCCCCCGGAAAAACAAATGGTTTTAGCTTCGGTTTGAAAAAGCCCGATGATAAATCAACAAATGAAACAAAGCCAGCAGCAAGCAGTACTTTCTCATTTGGCTTAAAATCTAGTAGCGAAACTTCAACAGCAACATCTTCATCAACTACCACAGCTAGTACAGGTTTTACTTTTGGGAAACCAACCACAACTACCGAAGGATCTAGCTCGGCACCAAAACCATTTTCTTTTACACCTGGTGCCACACCATTCTCATTTGGAAACATTAAGCCACCAGAAGCTCCAGCAACTACGGCATCCAATGACAATGATGACGAAGAAGAGGAACCACCCAAAAATGAATTCAAGCAAGTGGTGGAAGAAGATGCCGTATATTCAAAGAAATGTAAAGTCTATGTTAAGAAAGATGGAAACTTTGTGGATAAAGGTGTAGGCACACTCTATCTGAAGCCAGTAGAGTCGAGTGGAAAAACACAATTGATAGTAAGAGCCGATACTAATCTGGGTAACATATTGGTTAACCTGATATTAAGTTCGGCCATTCCTGCCCAGCGAATGGGAAAGAATAATGTAATGATGGTTTGTATCCCAACACCTGATGTGGAAAAACCAACACCTATGTTACTGCGTGTCAAAAATGGCGAAGAAGCTGACGATTTATTGgctgaaattgaaaaacataaGAAATAGACGAGGAGAGCAAAAATGGAAGTTATTTTGATTCTTACAAAGGACTGCAAAATGAAGAACTtcaaaaattatctttaaatataCGGAAATACCTATGCCATGTTACTTTCTATTTTAGatttccaaaaacaaacaataggatattaaaatacaagtttttattataaaaaacaaataattatttcaaGGAACATTTGCCATATAATATAggcaacaaatatttatattattggTAAGGTATCAACTCTGCATCATGAATAATTAACAAACCAGATGCTTCCATTTTTCTGTTTCAGGCTACACATTCTCCTGATAGCATTAAAGAGGCAAAATTATCAGCTATAGTCAGAGATAGAATTGCATCAATAACCTCGAAGGCTTCATAGATTTTCAACTCACATTCCATCTAGAAATACATGAACTTAGTTAGAAAATGGCTAATCATTCAAAATTGCTTATTCGTCATTAAATCTACCGAAATACCACTCTTGAGTTATCGCACAATCAATATACATAGGCGAGGTTACTTTTAAGAATATGTCGCCCTAATTGGTTGGCTTTTTTAGGACAATGGAATACAATGCAGAGAGCTCTTTAAACAGCCGAAATATGGATACAGTAAAGGGGCGAATCTGTACTACATGCATTGGGGCACATCGGCAGCTCCATTCATTTCGATCCTTAAAGATCTAGTTAACTTTATCAAGATTCCTGCAAACAGAATTTTGTAGCACTTACATTCACTCTAAATAAGCAGAACACATATTTAACGACATATGGACAAAACTAGTTATCAtacagaaaattgatttttttgaggttatCATCCAAACATTGGTTTTTTGGGTGTATCGACGAATTATCCTCCCTTACCCTGTAGGATGCATAcacaaggatatatgggcaaagtaagtttttcttattaacatttggatttttttgaagattttcatcaaaattttgatttttgggggtggtcacgaattaacctccttttggctctaggacgcatatttaaggagatatggccaatttaagtttttcatataaaaaaatttgattttttttttaggattttcatcaaaattttgatttttgggggggtggtcacgaattaaccaccttttggctctaggacgcatatttaaggagatatgaccaatttaagtttttcatgtaaaaaatttgattttttgaggattttcctcaaaattttgatttttggggggtggtcacgaattaacctccttttggctctaggacgcatatttaaggagatatggccaatttaagtttttcatataaaaaatttgattttttgaggtttttcctcaaaattttgatttttggggggtggtcacgaattaaccaccttttggctctaggacgcatatttaagaagatatagccaatttaagtttttcatataaagaatttgattttttgaggattttcatcaaaattttgatttttggggggtggtcacgaattaacctccttttcgctttaggacatatatttaggagatatggccaaaacaagtttttcatacaaaaaaatttgattttttaggattttcatcaaaattttgattttttcggggtggtcacgaattaacctcattttggctctaggacgcatatttaaggagatatggccaatttaagtttttcatataaaaaatttgattttttgaggattttcatcaaaattttgatttttggggggtggtcacgaattagcctccttttgcctctaggacgcatatttaaggagatatggtcaatttaagtttttcttataaaaaaatttattttttgaggtttttcattaaaattttggtttttgggggatggtcatgaattaaggtccttttggctctaggacgcatatttaaggagatatggccaatttaagtttttcatataaaaaaatttgattttttttttaggattttcatcaaaatttttgatttttgggggggtggttacgaattaacctccttttggctctaggacgcatatttaaggagatatggccaatttaagtttttcatataaaaattttgattttttgaggattttcatcaacattttgatttttggagggtggtcacgaattgaccctcttctggctctaggacgcatatttaaggagatatggccaatttaaatttttcatataaaaaaaatttgattttttgaggtttttaatcaaaattttgatttttggggggtggtcacgaattaacctccttttggctctaggacgcatatttaaggagataaggccaatttaagtttttcatataaaaaaagtttttcatataaaaaatttgattttttttaagattttcatcaaaatattgatttttggggggtggtcacgcattaacctccttttggctctaggacgcatatttaaggagatatggccaatttaagtttttcatattaaaattttgaatttgttaggattttcatcaaaattttgatttttggggggtggtcatgaattaacctccttttggctctaggacgcatatttaaggagatatggccaatttaagtttttcatattaaaattttgaattttttaggattttcatcaaaattttgatttttggggggtggtcacgaattaacctccttttggctctaggacgcatatttaaggagatatggccaatttaagtgtttcctataaaaaatttgattttttgaggtttttcatcaaaattttgatttttggggggtggtcacgaattaacctccttttggctctaggacgcatatttaaggagatatggccaatttaagtttttcatattaaaattttgaattttttaggattttcatcaaaattttgatttttgggtggtggtcatgaattaacctccttttggctctaggacgcatatttaaggagatatggccaatttaagtttttcatataaaaaatttgattttttaggattttcatcaaaattttgatttttggggggtggtcacgaattaacctccttttggctctaggacgcatatttaaggagatatggccagtttaagtttttcatataaaaaatttgattttttaggattttcatcaaaattttgatttttggggggtggtcacgaattaacctccttttggctctaggacgcatatttaaggagatatggccagtttaagtttttcatataaaaaatgtgattttttgaggtttttcatcaaaattttgatttttggggggtggtcacgaattaacctccttttggctctaggacgcatatttaaggagatatggccaatttaagttttacatataaaaaatttgatttttttaggattttcatcaaaattttgatttttggggggtggtcatgaattaaggtccttgtggctctaggacgcatatttaaggagatatggccaatttaagtttttcatataaaaaatttgattttttgaggattttcatcaaaattttgatttttggggggtggtcacgaattaacctccttttggctctaggacgcaaatttaaggagatatggccaatttaagtttttcatataaaaaatttgattttttaggattttcatcaaaattttgatttttggggtgtggtcatgaattaacctccttttggctctaggacgcatatttaaggagatatggccaatttaagtttttcatataaaaaatttgattttttgaggattttcatcaaaattttgatttttggggggtggtcacgaattaacctccttttggctctaggacgcaaatttaaggagatatggccaatttaagtttttcatataaaaaatttgattttttaggattttcatcaaaatttttgatttttgggggggtggttacgaattaacctccttttggctctaggacgcatatttaaggagatatggccaatttaagtttttcatataaaaattttgattttttgaggattttcatcaacatttagatttttggagggtggtcacgaattgaccctcttctggctctaggacgcatatttaaggagatatggccaatttaagtttttcatataaaaaaaatttgattttttgaggtttttcatcaaaattttgatttttggggggtggtcacgaattaacctccttttggctctaggacgcatatttaaggagatatggccagtttaagtttttcatataaaaaatgtgattttttgaggtttttcatcaaaattttgatttttggggggtggtcacgaattaacctacttttggctctaggacgcatatttaaggagatatggccaatttaagtttttcatataaaaaatttgatttttttaggattttcatcaaaattttgatttttggggggtggtaacgaattaacctccttttggctctaggacgcatatttaaggagatatggccaatttaagtttttcatataaaaaatttgaattttttaggattttcgtcaaaattttgatttttggggggtggtcatgaattaacctccttttggctctaggacgcatatttaaggagatatggccaatttaagtttttcatataaaaaatttgaattttttaggattttcatcaaaattttgatttttggggggtggtcatgaattaacctccttttggctctaggacgcatatttaaggagatatggccaatttaagtttttcatataaaaattttgaattttttaggattttcatcaaaattttgatttttggggtgtggtcatgaattaacctccttttggctctaggacgcatatttaaggagatatggccaatttaagtttttcatataaaaaattagattttttgaggtttttcatcaaaattttgatttttggggggtggtcatgaattaacctccttttggctctaggacgcatatttaaggagatatggccaatttaagtttttcataaagggtgattcttttgaggttaggattttcatgcattagtatttgacagatcacgtgggatttcagacatggtgtcaaagagaaagatgctcagtatgctttgacatttcatcatgaatagacttactaacgagccacaacgtcgaattttcagtgaatgggccctagaaaagttggcagaaaatccgcttttttatcgacaaattttgttcagcgatgaggctcatttctggttgaatggctacgtaaataagcaaaattgccgcatttggagtgaagagcaaccagaagccgttcaagaactgcccatgcatcccgaaaaatgcactgtttggtgtggtttgtacgctggtggaatcattggaccgtattttttcaaagatgctgttggacgcaacgttacggtgaatggcgatcgctatcgttcgatgctaacaaactttttgttgccaaaaatggaagaactgaacttggttgacatgtggtttcaacaagatggcgctacatgccacacagctcgcgattctatggtcattttgagggaaaacttcggagaacaattcatctcaagaaatggaccggtaagttggccaccaagatcatgcgatttgacgcctttagactattttttgtggggctacgtcaagtctaaagtctacagaaataagccagcaactattccagctttggaagacaacatttccgaagaaattcgggctattccggccggaatgctcgaaaaagttgcccaaaattggactttccgaatggaccacctaagacgcagccgcggtcaacatttaaatgaaattatcttcaaaaagtaaatgtcatggaccaatctaacgtttcaaataaagaaccgatgagattttgcaaattttatgcgttttttttaaaaaaaagttatcaagctcttaacaaatcaccctttataaaaaatttgattttttgtaggattttcatcaaaattttgatttttgggggggtggtcacgaattaacctccttttggctctaggacgcatatttaaggagatatggccaatttaagtttttcctataaaaaatttgattttgtgaggtttttcatcaaaattttgatttttggggggtggtcacgaattaacctccttttggctctaggacgcatatttaaggagatatggccaatttaagtttttcatataaaaaatttgattttttgagggttttcatcaaaattttgatttttgggtggtggtcacgaattaacctccttttggctctaggacgcatatttaaggagatatgaccaatttaagtttttcatatcaacaatttgatttttgaggattttcatcaaaattttgatttttggggggtggtcatgaattaaggtccttttggctctaggacgcatattt
Encoded here:
- the Nup50 gene encoding nuclear pore complex protein Nup50; the encoded protein is MSGKRQATSDLNHDNWDRDEEPEERGTFKTANEDELKNRVIKKAARRRVAGTDTGDSGSATKSVFSGFSGFGKTPATSTTAASSPFSFLSKIPAAEKPTEPSAPVEPQKPTTSTFTFGSGSAATSNSKETKDDTSNKSSSEYYSKLKGLNQAVSEWIKTHVDKNPLCILTPIFKDYEKYLAELDKEKSTSSSTSAGTSTTTGDNKLSSISTSSSSIGTFKFSDTNSSAKPAAAATTPPKFSFGTNASASTGSPGKTNGFSFGLKKPDDKSTNETKPAASSTFSFGLKSSSETSTATSSSTTTASTGFTFGKPTTTTEGSSSAPKPFSFTPGATPFSFGNIKPPEAPATTASNDNDDEEEEPPKNEFKQVVEEDAVYSKKCKVYVKKDGNFVDKGVGTLYLKPVESSGKTQLIVRADTNLGNILVNLILSSAIPAQRMGKNNVMMVCIPTPDVEKPTPMLLRVKNGEEADDLLAEIEKHKK